In Arthrobacter sp. CDRTa11, one DNA window encodes the following:
- a CDS encoding carboxymuconolactone decarboxylase family protein, whose protein sequence is MSRVPSLSRNDAASVHQQPLWDRIEAERKMPTANIFRSLANAPVLLDAFLSYANAMRDSSVLSPKLRELAILSVGHATGSEYEIAHHQSHGRKAGLTDEQLAAVAEGTSIQLFNDAERAVIALARESTINVNVSDASWAAAAKHLDDQQMVELTLTIAWYNSGVRIMGLLGIELEDSYRK, encoded by the coding sequence ATGTCCCGAGTTCCTTCCCTGTCCCGCAACGACGCCGCTTCGGTCCACCAGCAGCCGCTGTGGGACCGCATCGAGGCGGAGCGCAAAATGCCCACTGCCAATATCTTCCGCTCACTGGCAAATGCCCCCGTCCTGCTCGACGCGTTCCTCTCCTATGCCAACGCCATGCGTGACAGCTCCGTGCTGAGTCCCAAGCTGCGGGAGCTGGCCATCCTGTCCGTGGGCCATGCCACCGGCTCTGAATATGAAATCGCGCACCACCAGTCACATGGCCGGAAAGCCGGCCTCACGGATGAGCAGCTTGCTGCAGTGGCTGAGGGCACCAGCATTCAGCTGTTCAATGACGCCGAACGCGCCGTGATAGCGCTGGCACGGGAATCCACCATCAACGTGAACGTGTCCGATGCCAGCTGGGCGGCCGCCGCCAAGCACCTCGATGACCAGCAGATGGTGGAGCTCACGCTGACCATCGCCTGGTACAACTCAGGCGTACGGATAATGGGCCTGCTCGGCATCGAACTTGAGGACAGCTACCGCAAGTAG
- a CDS encoding VOC family protein — MLPPVDLRPPFNITRTSHLRLNVADLAASRDFYTTVLGLVVTEEDSSTVYLRGLAEACHHSLVLEQSADGGTARRIGFRVFFDEDLDKAYRWFRDRSLPAEWVDMPHQGRTLHVADPVGTPLELCATMETRPRLHINFEQYKGAHAQRLDHFQLLTPDVYELCAFYSELGFRNSEYLEYGDELVGAFMYRKGTCLDLAMVPGDGPSLHHFAYTVSESHDIFTACDFAGILGYGDQVERGPGRHGPGGMLFAYLRDPDGHRVEVFNSHYQTIDLETEPVRWDAASVSTNARWGLPALEQWYFEASPFVGAPLKSPAVRPAPMTLEKFLASPQLP, encoded by the coding sequence ATGCTGCCACCGGTCGATCTACGTCCGCCGTTCAACATCACCCGAACCAGCCACCTGCGGCTGAATGTGGCTGACCTTGCGGCGAGCCGTGATTTCTACACCACTGTCCTCGGCCTGGTGGTCACCGAGGAGGACTCCTCCACTGTGTACCTGCGGGGCCTGGCGGAGGCCTGTCACCACAGCCTGGTGTTGGAGCAGAGCGCCGACGGCGGCACGGCCCGCCGGATAGGATTCCGAGTCTTCTTCGACGAGGACCTGGACAAGGCCTACCGCTGGTTTCGTGACCGGAGCCTCCCGGCCGAGTGGGTGGACATGCCACACCAGGGGCGGACGCTGCATGTCGCAGACCCTGTCGGGACGCCGCTGGAGCTGTGCGCAACCATGGAGACCAGGCCCCGGCTGCACATCAACTTTGAGCAGTACAAAGGCGCCCACGCCCAGCGACTGGACCACTTCCAGCTGCTCACGCCCGACGTCTACGAACTGTGCGCGTTCTACAGCGAACTGGGCTTCCGCAACTCGGAGTACCTCGAGTACGGCGACGAGCTTGTGGGCGCCTTCATGTACCGCAAGGGCACCTGCCTTGACCTGGCCATGGTGCCCGGCGACGGTCCAAGCCTCCATCACTTCGCTTACACCGTCTCCGAGAGCCATGACATCTTCACCGCCTGCGATTTCGCCGGCATCCTGGGCTACGGCGACCAGGTGGAACGCGGCCCCGGCCGGCATGGACCCGGCGGCATGCTCTTCGCTTATCTGCGTGATCCGGACGGCCACCGGGTTGAGGTCTTCAACAGCCACTACCAGACCATCGATCTTGAGACCGAGCCGGTGCGCTGGGACGCCGCATCGGTGAGCACCAACGCCCGCTGGGGCCTGCCCGCCCTGGAGCAGTGGTACTTCGAGGCCTCGCCCTTCGTCGGCGCCCCGCTGAAGTCCCCGGCTGTCCGTCCTGCCCCCATGACGCTGGAGAAGTTCCTGGCCAGCCCCCAACTCCCCTGA
- a CDS encoding LacI family DNA-binding transcriptional regulator, protein MVTTKDIAVHLQLSVSTVGRALADDARISDQTKARVRQAASELGYVGNHAARMMRGAPSNVVGLVIPDIRNSFYYTIAHELSAIMAGEDYQLMLAETFDDRLIERRHLRELSASHAAGVVIAPTPNPHSDSINMLSGMPHVQLLRKHSSLGAQWFGLDDRRALKDATTHLLDLGHSRIAYIGAPADLPTGRERLEGYRQALREKNIPQRSQLIELGPPASPEHAREAARRLLNRPSPPTAVVLGSVLHTVGLLDGLLEMGVDVPTELSVVGFGDQSGFSWWGPGLTTVSLPIGDVATSCGLWFIRRLNNPPAGNDPYESASVGWLVPRGSTAAPPAASRERSA, encoded by the coding sequence ATGGTCACGACCAAGGATATCGCTGTACATCTGCAGCTGTCGGTCTCCACCGTTGGCCGGGCGCTGGCGGATGACGCCCGTATCAGCGACCAGACCAAGGCGCGGGTCCGCCAGGCAGCCTCCGAGCTGGGATACGTAGGCAACCATGCTGCCCGGATGATGCGCGGGGCTCCGAGCAACGTCGTAGGGCTGGTCATCCCGGACATTCGAAACAGTTTCTACTACACGATTGCCCACGAACTGTCCGCAATCATGGCCGGTGAGGACTATCAGTTGATGCTCGCCGAGACATTCGATGACAGGCTCATTGAGAGGCGCCACCTTCGTGAGCTGTCGGCGAGCCATGCGGCGGGGGTTGTCATCGCCCCCACCCCCAATCCACACAGCGATTCGATCAATATGCTGAGCGGAATGCCGCACGTCCAGCTGCTGCGCAAACATTCATCCTTGGGTGCCCAGTGGTTCGGCCTTGATGACCGCAGGGCGCTCAAGGATGCCACCACACACCTGCTGGATCTGGGCCACTCCCGCATCGCCTACATCGGAGCGCCCGCCGACCTGCCCACCGGCCGGGAGCGGCTCGAAGGCTACCGCCAGGCATTGCGGGAAAAGAACATTCCACAGCGCTCACAGCTGATCGAACTGGGCCCTCCGGCGTCCCCCGAGCATGCGCGGGAGGCGGCGCGCCGGTTACTGAACCGGCCCAGCCCGCCCACCGCCGTCGTCCTCGGCTCCGTCCTCCATACTGTGGGGCTGCTGGATGGATTGCTGGAAATGGGCGTCGACGTCCCCACGGAATTGTCTGTGGTGGGCTTCGGCGATCAAAGCGGATTCTCCTGGTGGGGACCCGGCCTGACTACCGTCAGCCTGCCCATCGGAGATGTGGCCACCTCCTGCGGCCTCTGGTTCATTCGCAGGCTCAACAATCCACCCGCCGGGAATGACCCCTACGAGTCCGCGTCAGTGGGCTGGCTGGTGCCGCGGGGCAGCACTGCTGCACCTCCCGCGGCATCGCGCGAGCGCTCTGCCTGA
- a CDS encoding MFS transporter, protein MSHSTPSSTGQAPAAAGSASGPAVPTYPEPMDAISMDAIPSSPAPSRVKDNPEGMPTKVVAAVSLGVLAVTFMLNAMDRQVFFPLLGTISKENGFSLQAGGLLATIFTLGMAIAGIPAGFLVERFSRKAVLIVSIVIYSLGTLATPLASSWADMAVYRIISGLGEGMQAAALFAAVGAFFHHRRGLALGILGFAFGLGATFGPALGIMFAGQFGTWRAPFIIFGVIGLLLAVVVAFTVSRKFTERAISLTGVEGSYDYMPAKAYNRNSIAIAAAAGCGSIALYGFLGLYPTFLTTQLGISTGESAVALSFVGLGGLAGLLGGWIGDRINQRLLLIVSLVVMAVLGVLIYQVQASFAWQCVFACLMGVFGTGVFFPNMNSAIQRAVRPHQVGRAAGLFVTCYYGSAAFSGLLFAALVPSVGWQGAGLLQVTALPLAAAAIMLIVRTPLFNNAVRAAGH, encoded by the coding sequence ATGTCCCACTCGACCCCCTCCAGCACAGGCCAGGCCCCGGCTGCAGCTGGATCTGCCTCCGGGCCCGCCGTGCCCACCTACCCTGAACCCATGGACGCCATTTCGATGGATGCGATTCCGTCCAGCCCCGCACCATCACGGGTCAAGGACAACCCCGAGGGCATGCCCACCAAGGTGGTTGCTGCCGTTTCGCTCGGGGTGCTGGCAGTGACCTTTATGCTCAATGCGATGGACAGGCAGGTCTTCTTTCCGCTGCTGGGAACTATCAGCAAAGAGAACGGGTTCAGCCTGCAGGCCGGCGGACTGCTGGCTACAATCTTCACCCTGGGGATGGCCATCGCAGGCATCCCTGCCGGGTTCCTGGTGGAGCGCTTCTCACGCAAAGCCGTCCTGATAGTCAGCATTGTGATCTATTCCCTGGGCACCCTGGCCACGCCGCTTGCCTCCTCGTGGGCCGATATGGCCGTGTACCGAATCATCTCCGGGCTGGGTGAGGGGATGCAGGCCGCAGCGCTGTTCGCCGCGGTGGGCGCGTTCTTCCACCATCGCAGAGGCCTCGCCCTGGGCATACTGGGCTTCGCGTTCGGACTGGGTGCAACATTTGGACCCGCCCTCGGCATCATGTTCGCCGGCCAGTTCGGAACCTGGCGGGCCCCCTTCATCATTTTCGGGGTGATAGGGCTGCTGCTCGCAGTGGTCGTAGCGTTCACTGTCAGCCGCAAATTCACCGAACGGGCGATCAGCCTGACCGGCGTCGAAGGATCCTATGACTACATGCCGGCCAAGGCCTACAACCGCAACTCCATTGCGATCGCGGCGGCAGCGGGCTGCGGCTCCATCGCCCTCTACGGCTTCCTGGGCCTGTACCCCACGTTCCTGACAACTCAGCTGGGCATTTCCACCGGAGAGTCAGCAGTGGCGCTGAGCTTCGTGGGCCTGGGAGGCCTGGCCGGCCTGCTCGGCGGCTGGATCGGGGACCGGATCAACCAGAGGCTGCTGCTGATCGTTTCCCTGGTGGTGATGGCGGTGCTCGGTGTGCTGATCTACCAGGTCCAGGCATCGTTCGCCTGGCAGTGCGTCTTCGCCTGCCTCATGGGTGTATTCGGTACCGGCGTCTTCTTCCCCAACATGAACAGTGCCATCCAGCGGGCAGTCCGTCCGCACCAGGTGGGCCGTGCCGCCGGTCTTTTCGTCACCTGCTACTACGGATCGGCCGCCTTTTCCGGCCTCCTGTTCGCAGCTCTGGTGCCGAGCGTCGGTTGGCAAGGAGCCGGCCTGCTGCAGGTGACGGCGTTGCCGCTGGCGGCCGCCGCCATCATGCTGATCGTCCGGACGCCACTGTTCAACAACGCGGTCCGCGCGGCCGGTCACTGA
- a CDS encoding CaiB/BaiF CoA transferase family protein yields MTDTGSRGPSAGAMAGIVVADFSRVLAAPYATMLFGDLGADVIKIERPGSGDDTRHWGPPFTEDHEATYFLSVNRNKRSFTADMSAAADHEDLVKLIRRADVLIENFRPGTMARHGLSYDEMAAINPRLVYCSITGFGSDDAAADLPGYDLLVQAVGGLMSVTGPAPGEPVKAGVALVDVLTGLHAAIGVLAALRARETTGRGQLVEVNLLSTLLSSMVNQSVGYTAAGAVPGILGNRHPSIAPYQLFPASDRSVVIAVGNDRQFTQLCSALGIPGAAKDPRFATNTARVAHIDDLDRTITARTTGQTADHWYRVLSAHGIPCGPVNNIAEAFAMASELGLSPRVTVGAGQASLNHDSLNHDSPNQDSVDLAANPITLSDTPVSYRRRPPRLGQHADEVRAWLNSLPVTEPPQQHSSNNDSNNHQPLGAHP; encoded by the coding sequence ATGACTGACACCGGCTCACGCGGTCCGTCAGCAGGCGCAATGGCGGGGATCGTCGTCGCAGATTTCAGCAGGGTCCTGGCCGCGCCGTACGCGACGATGTTGTTCGGTGACCTTGGCGCCGACGTCATTAAGATCGAACGTCCCGGTTCCGGTGACGACACCCGTCACTGGGGTCCGCCGTTTACCGAAGATCATGAGGCGACGTACTTCCTGTCGGTCAACCGCAACAAGCGCTCCTTCACTGCCGACATGTCAGCAGCGGCAGACCATGAGGACCTGGTCAAGCTGATTCGGCGGGCTGACGTGCTGATCGAAAACTTCCGCCCCGGAACGATGGCACGGCACGGGCTGTCCTACGACGAGATGGCCGCGATCAATCCACGGCTGGTTTACTGCTCGATCACAGGGTTCGGATCGGACGATGCCGCCGCGGACCTGCCTGGCTACGACCTGCTGGTCCAGGCCGTAGGAGGGCTGATGAGCGTCACCGGGCCGGCACCCGGTGAACCGGTCAAGGCCGGCGTCGCCCTGGTTGACGTGCTGACGGGGCTGCATGCCGCGATCGGCGTGCTGGCCGCCCTGCGGGCACGGGAGACAACCGGCCGGGGCCAGCTTGTGGAGGTCAACCTGCTCAGCACTTTGCTGTCCAGCATGGTCAACCAGAGCGTCGGGTACACCGCAGCGGGCGCGGTTCCGGGCATCCTGGGAAACCGGCACCCTTCGATCGCGCCTTACCAGCTGTTCCCCGCTTCGGACAGATCGGTGGTCATCGCTGTTGGCAACGACCGGCAGTTCACGCAGCTGTGCAGCGCCCTTGGCATTCCCGGGGCAGCGAAGGATCCACGCTTTGCCACCAACACCGCCCGCGTAGCCCACATCGATGATCTCGATCGCACCATCACGGCCCGGACCACAGGCCAGACCGCGGACCACTGGTACCGGGTGCTCTCAGCGCATGGGATTCCCTGCGGACCGGTCAATAACATCGCCGAAGCCTTTGCGATGGCCAGTGAACTCGGCCTCAGCCCGCGCGTAACCGTCGGAGCTGGCCAGGCCAGCTTGAATCACGACAGTTTGAATCACGACAGCCCTAATCAGGACAGCGTAGACCTGGCCGCCAACCCGATCACCCTGTCCGACACCCCGGTCTCTTACCGCCGGCGGCCACCCAGGCTTGGGCAGCACGCCGACGAAGTGCGTGCCTGGCTCAACAGCCTGCCCGTCACAGAACCCCCGCAACAGCACAGCAGCAACAACGACAGCAACAACCACCAGCCATTGGGAGCACACCCGTGA
- a CDS encoding acyl-CoA dehydrogenase family protein, which yields MDLATDYLDIDSLLSQQELDLRSQVRQFVDDRIRPNINAWYEDAVFPQDLVKEMGSLGLLGMHLTGYGCGGRSAVEYGIAAMELEAGDSGIRTFVSVQGSLAMSAIAKFGSEEHKRQWLPGMAAGELIGCFGLTEPTAGSDPANMLTRAERVGSGWVLNGAKRWIGLASIADVAIIWAATDDGIRGFVVPTDTEGFVATPIPEKLSMRASIQCDITMENVQLPATAVLPEVTGLRGPFSCLNEARYGILWGAMGAARDAYQTVLAYANQRTQFGKPLASFQLTQQKLVDMVLEIQKGTLVALQTGRLKDSGRLRPEQISFGKLNNVRQAIEICRSARTILGGNGITLEYSPLRHANNLESVRTYEGTDEIHTLIMGRAITGIQSFS from the coding sequence ATCGACCTCGCCACCGACTATCTTGATATCGACTCCCTGCTCAGCCAGCAGGAGCTCGACCTGCGCAGCCAGGTCCGCCAGTTCGTCGACGACCGTATTCGGCCCAACATCAACGCCTGGTATGAGGACGCTGTCTTTCCCCAGGACCTTGTCAAGGAGATGGGAAGCCTGGGCCTGTTGGGCATGCATCTGACCGGCTATGGCTGCGGCGGCCGCAGCGCCGTCGAATACGGGATCGCTGCCATGGAACTTGAGGCCGGCGATTCCGGCATCCGCACCTTCGTCTCCGTGCAGGGTTCCTTGGCCATGAGCGCGATCGCGAAGTTTGGGTCGGAGGAGCACAAGCGGCAGTGGCTCCCTGGCATGGCCGCAGGTGAGCTCATCGGCTGCTTCGGCCTCACCGAACCCACCGCCGGCAGCGATCCCGCCAACATGCTCACACGGGCGGAACGGGTTGGGTCCGGCTGGGTGCTGAACGGCGCCAAGCGCTGGATCGGTCTGGCCTCCATCGCAGATGTTGCCATTATCTGGGCGGCAACCGACGACGGCATTCGCGGCTTCGTCGTCCCGACGGACACCGAGGGCTTCGTGGCCACCCCGATCCCGGAGAAGCTGTCCATGCGCGCCTCCATCCAGTGCGACATCACCATGGAGAACGTCCAGCTGCCTGCCACTGCCGTACTCCCCGAGGTCACCGGTCTCCGGGGCCCCTTCTCCTGCCTGAATGAGGCAAGGTACGGCATCCTGTGGGGCGCCATGGGTGCCGCCCGGGACGCGTATCAGACAGTCTTGGCCTATGCGAACCAGCGGACCCAGTTTGGCAAGCCGCTCGCGTCGTTCCAGCTCACCCAGCAGAAGCTGGTGGATATGGTCCTGGAGATCCAAAAGGGGACGCTTGTGGCCCTCCAGACCGGGCGCCTGAAGGACTCCGGACGGCTGCGCCCCGAGCAGATTTCTTTTGGCAAGCTCAACAATGTCCGGCAGGCAATCGAAATCTGCCGCTCGGCGCGCACCATCCTCGGCGGAAACGGGATCACGCTGGAATACTCGCCGCTGCGGCACGCCAACAACCTTGAAAGCGTCCGGACCTATGAGGGCACCGACGAGATCCACACCCTGATCATGGGCCGCGCGATCACTGGCATTCAGAGTTTTTCGTAG